One stretch of Priestia megaterium DNA includes these proteins:
- a CDS encoding YybS family protein encodes MKGIRYITEGAALLALFVALLLFSLYIPVVGTIFQLALAVPFIVYTVRHGWKKAILFLVVGLLLTLLFGNVLTLPFTFVFGIGGLAIGMLYRQKQKRYTILLGGTVAFSLGLLLLFVGANVIFNVNLMEQINNALDQSINQSIEMMKSLGQDVKESQIDQMRDAFDMFKNLLPLLIVMGGVILAFFSQFIATPILKRTGYEVQAFPPFREFKLPKSILWYYLIALILSFPSFNIEQGTFMYIAIINIVMGLQMLVVLQGISFIFYFSHQKGYAKAIPIVVTILALIIPIILQIVRILGIIDLGFNLRKQLDTKK; translated from the coding sequence GTGAAAGGAATTCGATATATTACAGAAGGAGCAGCTCTTTTAGCGCTGTTTGTGGCGCTGTTGCTTTTTTCACTATACATACCTGTTGTGGGAACCATTTTTCAACTAGCGCTAGCTGTTCCATTTATTGTGTATACCGTTCGTCATGGGTGGAAAAAGGCAATATTATTTTTAGTAGTAGGGTTGTTATTGACTTTGTTATTTGGAAATGTGTTGACTCTTCCTTTTACATTTGTATTTGGTATTGGTGGATTAGCAATAGGAATGCTTTACCGACAAAAACAAAAAAGGTATACCATTTTACTAGGCGGCACGGTTGCATTTAGTTTAGGTTTACTTTTATTGTTCGTAGGAGCAAATGTCATTTTTAATGTTAATTTAATGGAGCAAATAAATAATGCTTTAGATCAATCGATTAATCAAAGTATTGAAATGATGAAAAGTTTAGGACAAGACGTTAAGGAATCTCAAATTGACCAAATGAGAGATGCATTTGATATGTTTAAAAATCTGTTGCCTCTATTAATTGTTATGGGCGGAGTTATTCTGGCCTTTTTCTCTCAGTTTATTGCTACGCCTATTCTTAAAAGAACAGGTTATGAGGTGCAAGCATTCCCGCCTTTTCGTGAATTTAAACTTCCTAAAAGTATTCTATGGTATTATTTGATTGCATTAATCTTATCCTTCCCATCTTTTAATATTGAACAAGGTACATTTATGTACATAGCTATTATCAACATCGTGATGGGACTGCAAATGCTAGTAGTGTTACAAGGGATCTCTTTTATTTTCTATTTCTCACATCAAAAAGGGTATGCCAAAGCAATTCCAATTGTTGTAACAATTTTAGCATTAATTATTCCAATTATCCTTCAAATTGTGCGCATCTTAGGTATAATTGATTTAGGATTTAATTTAAGAAAACAATTAGACACAAAAAAGTAG
- a CDS encoding DHH family phosphoesterase has protein sequence MPVFTKKNVIRYPFYSLYSIALILVGIVTYHNWIIGMIGFILLLACLFLYMRMERMLSDEFETYISMLSHRLKKVGEEALMEMPIGIMLFNDEYQIEWTNPFLASCLGEDTLVGRSLYDVAESIIPLIKQEVETEVVTLHDRKFKVVIKRDERLLYFFDITEQIEIEKLYEEERTSLGIIFLDNYDELTQGMDDQVKSNLNSQVTSMLNSWAQEYGIFIKRTSSEKFIAIMNEQILIHLERSKFSILDQVREETSKQNIPLTLSIGIGAGAADLPELGALAQSSLDLALGRGGDQVAIKQPNGKVKFFGGKTNPMEKRTRVRARVISHALKELITESGKVIIMGHKYPDMDAVGAAIGILKVAQVNQKDGFIVLDPDHIDTGVQRMLEEIKKKEGLWERFITPEEALNLVSDDTLLVVVDTHKPSLVIEERLLNRIENVVVIDHHRRGEDFIEDPLLVYMEPYASSTAELVTELLEYQPKRFKIDMLEATALLAGIIVDTKSFTLRTGSRTFDAASFLRSQGADTVLVQKFLKEDITQYVQRARFIEHAEIYTAGIAISRAEPNKMYDQVLIAQAADTLLSISGVVASFVISKRRDNLIGISARSLGDINVQVIMESLQGGGHLTNAATQLQDISLDEAEERLKQAIDEYLDGGKKS, from the coding sequence ATGCCTGTCTTTACAAAAAAGAACGTCATTCGCTATCCATTTTACTCATTGTATAGTATAGCTCTGATTTTAGTAGGTATCGTGACCTATCATAATTGGATCATAGGAATGATAGGCTTTATATTACTATTAGCCTGTCTTTTTCTATACATGAGAATGGAGCGAATGCTGTCCGATGAGTTTGAAACTTATATTTCAATGCTGTCTCATCGGCTGAAAAAAGTAGGCGAAGAGGCATTAATGGAAATGCCGATTGGGATTATGCTGTTTAATGATGAATATCAAATTGAATGGACCAATCCTTTTCTAGCATCTTGTCTGGGTGAAGACACACTAGTGGGAAGATCATTATACGATGTAGCCGAAAGTATTATTCCACTGATCAAACAAGAAGTGGAAACAGAAGTTGTCACGTTGCATGATCGGAAATTTAAAGTGGTGATTAAACGAGACGAGCGCTTACTGTACTTCTTTGATATTACAGAGCAAATAGAAATCGAAAAATTGTATGAAGAAGAACGAACAAGTTTAGGTATTATCTTTTTAGATAATTATGATGAACTAACGCAAGGAATGGATGATCAAGTTAAAAGTAACTTGAATAGCCAAGTAACCTCTATGTTAAATAGTTGGGCTCAAGAATACGGTATTTTTATTAAACGTACGTCTTCTGAGAAATTTATTGCGATTATGAATGAACAAATCTTAATTCATTTAGAGCGAAGCAAATTTTCTATCTTAGACCAAGTTCGAGAAGAGACGTCTAAACAAAATATACCGCTTACATTGAGCATCGGTATCGGAGCTGGTGCTGCTGATTTACCTGAGCTGGGTGCTTTAGCTCAATCTAGCTTGGATTTGGCCTTAGGTCGAGGTGGAGATCAAGTAGCGATTAAACAGCCGAATGGAAAAGTGAAATTCTTTGGGGGCAAGACAAACCCAATGGAAAAACGGACGCGCGTGCGTGCAAGAGTTATTTCTCACGCGTTAAAAGAGCTCATTACAGAGAGTGGAAAAGTGATTATCATGGGTCATAAGTATCCGGATATGGATGCTGTAGGAGCTGCTATTGGGATATTAAAAGTAGCGCAAGTAAATCAGAAAGACGGTTTTATCGTATTAGATCCTGATCATATTGATACAGGCGTTCAGCGAATGCTAGAAGAAATTAAAAAGAAAGAAGGCCTGTGGGAACGATTTATTACGCCTGAAGAAGCCTTAAATCTTGTGAGCGATGATACTCTTTTAGTAGTAGTAGATACGCATAAGCCATCGCTCGTTATTGAAGAAAGGTTATTAAATCGTATTGAAAATGTCGTGGTCATTGATCATCATAGACGAGGAGAAGACTTTATCGAAGATCCTCTTCTTGTCTATATGGAGCCATATGCTTCCTCGACAGCAGAACTCGTTACTGAGCTTCTTGAATACCAGCCAAAACGATTTAAAATTGATATGCTAGAAGCAACAGCACTTTTAGCCGGTATTATTGTCGATACAAAAAGCTTTACATTACGCACGGGATCTCGTACGTTTGATGCAGCGTCCTTTTTACGTTCTCAAGGCGCAGACACGGTTCTTGTTCAAAAGTTTTTAAAAGAAGATATCACGCAATATGTACAGCGAGCACGCTTTATTGAACATGCAGAGATTTATACAGCAGGTATTGCTATTTCACGAGCTGAACCAAACAAAATGTATGATCAAGTGTTAATTGCGCAAGCTGCAGATACGCTGCTTTCAATCAGCGGAGTGGTTGCTTCGTTTGTTATTTCTAAGCGACGGGATAATCTAATTGGCATTAGTGCTAGATCGCTTGGAGATATCAATGTACAAGTTATTATGGAAAGCCTCCAAGGCGGAGGCCACTTAACGAATGCTGCTACTCAGCTTCAAGACATTAGTTTGGATGAAGCTGAAGAACGGCTTAAACAAGCAATTGATGAGTACTTAGATGGAGGTAAAAAATCATGA
- the rpsR gene encoding 30S ribosomal protein S18 encodes MAGGRKGGRNRRRKVCFFTANGITHIDYKDVDMLKKFVSERGKILPRRVTGTSAKYQRKLTIAIKRARQMALLPYVSGE; translated from the coding sequence ATGGCAGGTGGACGTAAAGGTGGACGCAACAGACGTCGTAAAGTTTGTTTCTTCACAGCAAACGGCATCACTCACATCGATTACAAAGATGTAGATATGCTTAAAAAATTCGTTTCAGAGCGTGGTAAAATTTTACCTCGTCGTGTAACTGGAACAAGCGCTAAATACCAACGTAAATTAACGATCGCTATCAAACGCGCTCGTCAAATGGCATTATTACCATATGTTTCTGGTGAATAA
- a CDS encoding adenylosuccinate synthase, with amino-acid sequence MSSVVVVGTQWGDEGKGKITDFLSENAEVIARYQGGNNAGHTIKFNGETYKLHLIPSGIFYNDKTCVIGNGMVVDPKALVQELKYLHDRGVTTENLRISNRAHVILPYHLKLDEVEEERKGENKIGTTKKGIGPAYMDKAARVGIRIADLLDREVFEAKLTQNLAEKNRLLEKMYEVEGFTLEEILDEYYEYGQQVAKYVVDTSVVLNDALDEGRRVLFEGAQGVMLDIDQGTYPFVTSSNPVAGGVTIGSGVGPSKIKHVVGVSKAYTTRVGDGPFPTELTNEIGDQIREVGREYGTTTGRPRRVGWFDSVVVRHARRVSGITDLSLNSIDVLTGIETLKICVAYRYKGEVMEEFPASLKTLAECEPVYEELPGWTEDITGVKTLDELPDNARHYLERVSQLTGIPLSIFSVGPDRTQTNVLRGVYS; translated from the coding sequence ATGTCTTCAGTCGTTGTAGTAGGAACACAATGGGGAGATGAAGGAAAAGGGAAGATTACAGACTTCCTATCAGAAAATGCAGAAGTGATTGCACGTTACCAAGGTGGGAACAATGCAGGTCACACAATTAAGTTTAATGGTGAAACTTATAAGTTACATTTAATTCCTTCAGGTATTTTTTATAATGACAAAACGTGTGTAATTGGAAACGGTATGGTTGTCGATCCAAAAGCGCTTGTTCAAGAATTAAAATACTTACATGATCGCGGTGTAACAACAGAAAACTTACGTATTAGTAACCGAGCTCATGTGATTCTTCCATATCATTTAAAATTAGATGAAGTTGAAGAAGAACGTAAAGGTGAAAATAAGATTGGTACAACGAAAAAAGGTATTGGACCAGCTTATATGGATAAAGCAGCACGTGTTGGTATTCGAATTGCCGATTTACTAGACCGTGAAGTATTTGAAGCAAAATTAACACAAAACTTAGCTGAAAAGAATCGCCTTCTTGAAAAAATGTATGAAGTAGAAGGCTTTACATTAGAAGAAATTTTAGATGAGTACTATGAGTATGGTCAACAAGTTGCAAAATATGTTGTTGATACATCAGTAGTATTAAATGATGCGTTAGACGAAGGACGTCGCGTACTATTTGAAGGCGCACAAGGTGTTATGTTAGATATCGATCAAGGAACATATCCATTTGTTACATCTTCAAACCCAGTAGCGGGTGGAGTAACAATTGGTTCTGGTGTAGGTCCATCTAAAATCAAACACGTTGTAGGTGTATCAAAAGCGTATACAACTCGTGTTGGTGACGGTCCTTTCCCAACTGAATTAACAAACGAAATCGGTGATCAAATCCGTGAAGTAGGACGTGAATATGGTACAACAACTGGTCGTCCTCGCCGTGTAGGTTGGTTCGACAGTGTAGTTGTACGTCATGCTCGTCGCGTTAGCGGAATCACAGATTTATCTTTAAACTCAATTGATGTATTAACGGGAATTGAGACATTAAAGATTTGTGTAGCTTACCGTTATAAAGGGGAAGTTATGGAAGAATTCCCTGCTAGCTTAAAAACACTTGCAGAATGCGAACCTGTATATGAAGAGCTTCCAGGTTGGACAGAAGATATTACGGGTGTGAAAACATTAGATGAGTTACCTGATAACGCTCGCCACTACTTAGAGCGCGTGTCTCAATTAACAGGTATTCCTTTATCTATTTTCTCTGTAGGTCCAGATCGTACACAAACAAATGTATTACGTGGTGTATATAGCTAA
- the rpsF gene encoding 30S ribosomal protein S6, with translation MRKYEVMYIIRPSIDDEAKKALVERFNGVLTDNGAEIANVKEWGKRRLAYEINDFRDGYYMILDVAATSEAVSEFDRLAKINEDIIRHIVVKQEA, from the coding sequence ATGAGAAAGTATGAAGTAATGTACATCATCCGTCCAAGCATTGATGACGAAGCAAAGAAAGCATTAGTTGAGCGCTTCAACGGCGTATTAACTGATAATGGTGCTGAAATCGCAAATGTTAAAGAATGGGGTAAACGTCGTTTAGCATACGAAATCAATGATTTCCGTGACGGTTACTACATGATTCTTGACGTGGCGGCTACTTCAGAAGCAGTTTCTGAATTTGATCGTCTTGCGAAAATCAACGAAGACATTATCCGTCATATCGTTGTTAAACAAGAAGCATAA
- a CDS encoding YkvI family membrane protein: protein MWGAGCKWIFLIMGTMIGAGYASGRELWQFFGEESGLAIFLFSIIFAISCNVIMQISYRYRTNQFYPVLIELIGKRWAAAYDVLIVFYLFTTTVIMIAGGGATLEMWHVPYWWGIGALSAFIVFVFSRGLNGLLSINSFVMPILMIGLAGVLLTFVLRHPGVTDWHLQHNWPAAFTFTALNILPLVAVLSTIGKEIKSKKEIYIASVGSGFLLGGLSFIYNESLIQVSGLLSSYEIPLFAILKDFPYTMLFLMSIVLLIAIYTTAVSGILGLTARFHTEKVQSLWKLAACWLLLMIPFTKLGFSTLIAVLYPMYGIVNLFLVTAVLLYPFRNRYKSS from the coding sequence ATGTGGGGAGCAGGATGTAAATGGATATTTTTAATTATGGGAACCATGATAGGCGCTGGATATGCTTCAGGGAGGGAGCTATGGCAGTTTTTTGGCGAAGAAAGCGGACTTGCTATTTTTCTATTTTCTATTATTTTTGCGATTTCTTGCAATGTGATTATGCAAATCAGCTATCGCTACCGAACCAATCAATTTTACCCAGTACTAATTGAATTAATAGGAAAGAGATGGGCTGCAGCCTACGATGTTTTAATCGTTTTTTATTTGTTCACGACGACGGTGATTATGATCGCGGGCGGTGGGGCGACATTGGAAATGTGGCATGTTCCTTACTGGTGGGGAATTGGCGCTCTTAGTGCGTTTATCGTCTTTGTTTTTTCAAGAGGATTAAATGGGCTTCTTTCTATCAATTCTTTCGTTATGCCAATCTTAATGATTGGACTAGCTGGCGTACTTCTTACATTTGTTTTACGTCATCCTGGAGTAACTGATTGGCATCTTCAGCATAATTGGCCTGCTGCTTTTACCTTTACGGCTTTAAATATTCTTCCTCTTGTCGCGGTATTATCTACAATTGGAAAGGAAATTAAAAGCAAAAAAGAGATTTATATTGCAAGTGTTGGCAGTGGTTTTTTATTAGGAGGGCTCTCCTTTATTTATAATGAATCGCTTATTCAAGTTTCAGGCCTTCTTTCCTCTTATGAAATTCCATTATTCGCCATTCTTAAAGACTTCCCTTATACGATGCTGTTTTTAATGAGCATTGTTTTGCTCATTGCAATTTATACAACAGCCGTATCGGGAATCTTAGGACTGACCGCGCGTTTTCATACTGAAAAGGTGCAATCTCTTTGGAAACTGGCAGCCTGCTGGCTACTTTTAATGATTCCCTTTACAAAGTTAGGTTTTTCTACTTTGATTGCCGTTTTGTATCCAATGTATGGAATCGTCAATTTATTTTTAGTAACAGCCGTTCTATTGTATCCATTTCGAAATCGCTACAAAAGTTCGTAG
- the ssb gene encoding single-stranded DNA-binding protein: protein MMNRVILVGRLTKDPELRYTPSGAAVATFTLAVNRTFTNQQGEREADFINCVVWRRQAENAANFLKKGSLAGVDGRLQSRSYEGQDGRRVYVTEVVAESVQFLEPKSGGGDTQRSNFANTGGSGQGSPFGDNQNRNSGNQGYTRVDDDPFANNGETIDISDDDLPF from the coding sequence ATGATGAATCGCGTAATTCTCGTAGGACGCTTAACCAAAGATCCTGAATTACGTTATACCCCGAGTGGAGCAGCGGTTGCAACATTCACTTTAGCGGTAAACCGCACATTTACAAATCAGCAAGGTGAACGTGAAGCTGACTTCATCAACTGTGTTGTATGGCGTCGTCAGGCTGAAAATGCAGCGAATTTCCTTAAAAAAGGAAGTTTAGCTGGTGTTGATGGTCGACTACAATCTCGCAGTTACGAAGGACAAGACGGTCGTCGCGTATACGTAACGGAAGTTGTAGCGGAAAGTGTGCAATTTTTAGAGCCGAAAAGTGGCGGTGGGGATACGCAACGCAGTAACTTTGCTAACACTGGAGGATCTGGACAAGGCTCTCCATTTGGAGATAATCAGAACCGTAACTCAGGTAATCAAGGTTATACTCGCGTTGATGATGATCCATTTGCAAATAATGGCGAGACAATTGACATTTCAGATGACGATTTACCGTTTTAA
- a CDS encoding DUF951 domain-containing protein — MTEKEFGLNDVVEMKKPHPCGTNEWKIIRMGMDIRIKCEGCGHSVMIPRRDFARKMKKILVKHEE; from the coding sequence ATGACGGAAAAAGAATTTGGTTTAAATGACGTTGTGGAAATGAAAAAACCTCATCCTTGCGGTACAAATGAATGGAAAATCATTCGAATGGGAATGGATATTCGTATTAAATGTGAAGGCTGCGGTCATAGCGTAATGATTCCAAGACGTGATTTTGCACGTAAAATGAAAAAAATTCTTGTAAAGCATGAGGAATAA
- a CDS encoding mechanosensitive ion channel family protein produces MNSLKSVFKNVFEPFFQEETWAHIGEGFIKILLILLISMFLIRIGKQALNKFVEVRTNSPLRISERREATMVRLLQNVFSYAIYFVAGVMILETLSVDVRGLLAGAGIVGLAVGFGAQNLVKDIITGFFIIFEDQFSVGDYVRVGTFEGTVEEIGLRTTKIKSWTGEINILPNGSIVEVTNFSLHNSVAFVDVSISYEENIQKAEQVILELLEELPSRYEDMVKTPELLGVQNIHATEVTMRITSEVKPMRHFHISRMIRKEVRTRLNEHGIEVPFPRMVMYNRTEEAQHSSTLKGK; encoded by the coding sequence ATGAATTCGTTGAAGTCAGTTTTTAAGAACGTGTTTGAGCCATTTTTTCAAGAAGAAACGTGGGCACATATTGGAGAGGGATTTATAAAAATTCTGTTGATTCTGCTTATTTCCATGTTTTTAATTCGGATTGGAAAGCAAGCGTTAAATAAATTTGTAGAGGTTCGCACAAATAGCCCTCTGCGTATTTCTGAGCGACGAGAAGCTACGATGGTCCGCTTGCTTCAGAATGTTTTTTCTTATGCTATTTATTTCGTTGCGGGAGTTATGATTTTAGAAACATTATCGGTAGATGTCCGTGGATTGCTAGCGGGGGCTGGAATCGTAGGGCTCGCGGTAGGGTTTGGTGCTCAAAACTTAGTGAAAGACATCATCACGGGGTTTTTTATTATCTTTGAAGATCAGTTCTCCGTTGGCGATTATGTTCGAGTAGGAACATTTGAAGGAACTGTGGAAGAAATTGGGTTGCGAACAACAAAGATTAAGAGTTGGACCGGCGAAATTAATATTTTGCCCAATGGCAGTATTGTGGAGGTCACTAATTTTTCTTTACATAACAGCGTAGCTTTCGTTGATGTAAGCATTTCTTATGAAGAAAACATACAAAAAGCAGAACAAGTGATTTTAGAGCTCTTAGAAGAATTGCCAAGCCGCTATGAAGATATGGTTAAAACTCCTGAATTGCTGGGGGTTCAAAATATCCATGCAACTGAAGTCACAATGAGGATTACAAGCGAAGTAAAACCAATGAGACATTTCCATATTTCTCGTATGATTCGTAAAGAAGTGCGTACAAGGCTAAATGAACATGGCATTGAAGTTCCATTTCCTCGTATGGTTATGTATAATCGTACAGAAGAAGCACAGCATTCGTCGACGTTGAAAGGGAAATAA
- the rplI gene encoding 50S ribosomal protein L9, producing the protein MKVIFLKDVKGKGKKGEVKNVSDGYAHNFLLKNGYAVEATGGNVKVLEAQKNREQKDAAAELQANKELKATLEELTVELTAKSGEGGRLFGSITSKQIAEELKKKHKIKVDKRKIELNDAIRALGYTNVPVKLHPEVTATVKVHVTEQK; encoded by the coding sequence ATGAAAGTAATTTTCTTAAAAGATGTAAAAGGAAAAGGCAAAAAAGGTGAAGTGAAAAATGTTTCAGACGGTTATGCACATAACTTCTTATTAAAAAATGGTTATGCTGTTGAAGCTACAGGCGGTAATGTGAAAGTATTAGAAGCACAAAAAAATAGAGAGCAAAAAGATGCAGCTGCAGAACTTCAAGCGAACAAAGAGTTAAAAGCAACTCTTGAAGAACTGACAGTTGAATTAACAGCAAAATCTGGTGAAGGTGGCCGTTTATTCGGTTCTATCACAAGCAAACAAATTGCTGAAGAATTAAAGAAAAAGCACAAAATTAAAGTAGATAAGCGTAAAATTGAATTAAATGATGCAATTCGCGCATTAGGCTACACAAATGTACCGGTTAAATTACATCCGGAAGTAACGGCTACTGTAAAGGTACACGTGACTGAACAAAAATAA
- the dnaB gene encoding replicative DNA helicase — translation MSDLFADRLPPQNIEAEQALLGAIFLEPSSLTLASELLIPEDFYRASHQKIFTCMLKLSDQGEPVDLVTVTSELADQKILEEVGGVSYLSDLANSVPTAANVEYYGKIVEEKSILRRLIRTATHIASEGYAREDEVEVLLNEAEKNILEVAQRKNSGVFQNIKDVLVQTYDDIEVLHNRKGDITGIPTGFSDLDRMTAGFQRNDLIIVAARPSVGKTAFALNIAQNVATKTDENVAIFSLEMGAQQLVMRMLCAEGNIDAQRLRTGSLTADDWGKLTMAMGSLSNAGIYIDDTPGIRVGEIRSKCRRLKQEGGLGMILIDYLQLIQGNGRSGENRQQEVSEISRALKALARELEVPVIALSQLSRGVEQRQDKRPMMSDIRESGSIEQDADIVAFLYREDYYEKDTENQNIIEIIIAKQRNGPVGTVQLAFVKEYNKFVNLERRFDDAGVPPGA, via the coding sequence ATGAGTGATCTTTTTGCTGATCGTCTTCCGCCTCAGAATATTGAAGCAGAGCAAGCGCTATTAGGGGCCATTTTCTTAGAGCCTTCTTCTTTAACCTTAGCATCTGAACTGCTAATACCTGAAGATTTTTACCGGGCATCGCACCAGAAAATCTTTACATGCATGCTGAAACTTTCTGACCAAGGTGAACCGGTTGATTTGGTAACGGTAACGTCTGAATTAGCTGACCAAAAAATCTTAGAAGAAGTTGGCGGCGTATCGTATTTAAGTGATTTAGCTAACTCTGTTCCAACGGCTGCAAACGTAGAGTATTACGGTAAAATCGTAGAAGAAAAGTCGATTTTACGCCGTTTAATTCGTACTGCAACGCATATTGCTTCAGAAGGATATGCAAGGGAAGACGAAGTAGAAGTTTTATTAAATGAAGCGGAAAAAAACATTTTAGAAGTAGCACAGCGTAAAAACAGCGGTGTGTTTCAAAATATCAAAGATGTACTTGTACAAACGTACGATGATATCGAAGTTCTTCATAATCGAAAAGGTGACATTACAGGTATCCCAACCGGGTTTAGTGATTTAGATAGAATGACAGCAGGGTTCCAGCGAAATGATTTAATCATTGTAGCGGCCCGACCATCGGTAGGTAAAACGGCTTTTGCCTTAAATATTGCGCAAAACGTTGCAACGAAAACGGATGAGAACGTAGCCATCTTCAGTTTAGAGATGGGTGCTCAGCAGCTTGTTATGAGGATGCTGTGTGCGGAAGGAAATATTGATGCACAAAGGCTGCGTACAGGTTCGCTTACAGCTGATGACTGGGGAAAGCTCACTATGGCAATGGGATCTTTGTCCAATGCAGGGATTTATATTGACGATACACCGGGTATCCGAGTAGGTGAAATTCGTTCTAAGTGTCGTCGCTTGAAACAAGAAGGCGGGCTTGGGATGATTTTAATTGACTACTTACAGCTTATTCAAGGAAATGGACGAAGCGGAGAAAACCGACAGCAGGAAGTATCTGAAATTTCTCGTGCGTTAAAAGCTTTAGCTCGTGAATTAGAAGTTCCTGTTATCGCCTTATCACAGCTTTCCCGTGGGGTAGAGCAGAGACAAGATAAGCGACCAATGATGTCTGATATCCGTGAATCAGGAAGTATTGAGCAGGATGCTGATATCGTAGCTTTCTTATATCGTGAAGACTATTATGAAAAAGATACAGAAAATCAAAATATTATCGAGATTATTATAGCCAAGCAGCGTAACGGTCCAGTTGGAACCGTACAGCTTGCTTTCGTAAAAGAGTACAATAAATTCGTTAATCTCGAGCGGCGCTTTGATGACGCAGGAGTGCCGCCTGGTGCATAA
- the ychF gene encoding redox-regulated ATPase YchF, whose translation MALTAGIVGLPNVGKSTLFNAITQAGAESANYPFCTIDPNVGIVEVPDHRLQKLTELVKPKKTIPTAFEFTDIAGIVKGASKGEGLGNKFLSHIREVDAICHVVRCFEDENITHVSGKVDPISDIETINLELILADLETVEKRIGRVQKMAKQKDKEAMYEYEILEKLKNAFESDQPARAVSFTEEQMKLVKQFHLLTIKPILYVANVSEDEVADASANEYVAKVREYAASEGAEVIVVCARIESEIAELEGEEKAMFLEELGIEQSGLDQLVRAAYDLLGLATYFTAGEQEVRAWTFTQGMKAPECAGIIHTDFERGFIRAETVSYEDLLAAKTMGAAREAGKVRLEGKEYIVKDGDVMHFRFNV comes from the coding sequence ATGGCTTTAACAGCTGGAATTGTTGGTCTTCCTAACGTTGGAAAATCAACATTATTTAATGCAATTACACAAGCGGGCGCAGAATCTGCGAACTACCCTTTCTGTACGATTGATCCTAACGTAGGTATTGTAGAAGTACCTGATCATCGTCTTCAAAAACTTACAGAGCTTGTAAAACCTAAAAAAACAATTCCAACAGCATTTGAATTCACAGATATCGCTGGAATCGTAAAGGGTGCTAGTAAAGGTGAAGGACTGGGAAATAAATTCTTATCTCATATTCGAGAAGTAGATGCAATTTGTCACGTTGTGCGTTGTTTTGAAGATGAAAACATCACGCACGTTTCAGGAAAAGTAGATCCTATTTCAGATATTGAAACAATTAATTTAGAGTTGATTTTAGCAGATTTAGAAACGGTAGAGAAGCGTATTGGCCGTGTTCAAAAAATGGCTAAACAAAAAGATAAAGAAGCAATGTATGAATACGAAATTCTAGAGAAACTAAAGAATGCATTTGAAAGTGATCAGCCAGCTCGTGCTGTATCATTTACAGAAGAACAAATGAAATTAGTAAAACAATTTCATTTGCTAACGATCAAACCTATTCTTTATGTAGCAAACGTTTCTGAAGATGAAGTAGCCGATGCATCTGCTAACGAATATGTAGCAAAAGTGCGTGAGTATGCGGCAAGTGAAGGTGCAGAAGTAATTGTTGTTTGCGCACGCATTGAATCTGAAATTGCTGAACTTGAAGGAGAAGAAAAAGCAATGTTCCTTGAAGAACTAGGCATTGAACAGTCAGGTCTAGATCAGCTTGTACGTGCAGCGTACGATTTACTTGGATTAGCTACGTACTTTACAGCTGGTGAGCAAGAAGTACGCGCGTGGACGTTTACACAAGGTATGAAAGCTCCTGAGTGTGCAGGTATTATTCATACAGATTTTGAACGTGGGTTTATTCGTGCAGAAACGGTGTCATACGAGGATTTATTAGCTGCCAAAACAATGGGAGCAGCTCGTGAAGCTGGAAAAGTACGTTTAGAAGGAAAAGAATACATCGTAAAAGACGGAGACGTTATGCATTTCCGCTTTAACGTATAA